In the Streptomyces formicae genome, one interval contains:
- a CDS encoding ROK family protein has protein sequence MNGKAVPRGEGEVSTRTRLERGRGALGPALELVHTGRAPTRAVLTAELGVTRATAGAVAAELEALGLIRIDAKPSAAAGSQGRPSHRLSVVETGPVALAAQVHADGFRAALVGLGGRIVATAPGCEAVGADPAQVLGSVVDAGARLLRETGRRCVGAGLAVPSAVAEPEGTALNPLHLAWPAGSHVREIFADRVREAGIEGPAFAANDVNLAALAEHRHGAGRGARDLLCVATGHRGVGGALVLDGRLHTGSSGLALEVGHLTVNSEGQACYCGGRGCLDVETDPLAFLTEAGRAPGPEGLLVQARALIRDSYGDPSVRSAAEVLIDRLGLGLAGLVNILNPDRIILGGLHRTLLEADPERLRAVVADRSLWGRSGGVPILACTLDYNSLVGAAELAWQPVLDDPLAALG, from the coding sequence ATGAACGGCAAGGCTGTCCCCCGCGGCGAGGGGGAAGTGTCCACGCGCACCCGGCTGGAGCGGGGGCGCGGCGCGCTGGGTCCCGCGCTCGAACTCGTCCATACGGGGCGGGCGCCCACGCGCGCCGTGCTCACCGCCGAGCTCGGTGTCACCCGTGCCACCGCAGGTGCCGTCGCCGCCGAGCTGGAGGCGCTCGGCCTGATCAGGATCGACGCGAAGCCGAGCGCCGCCGCGGGTTCGCAGGGCAGGCCCTCGCACCGGCTCTCCGTCGTCGAGACGGGGCCCGTCGCGCTCGCCGCGCAGGTGCACGCGGACGGTTTCCGGGCGGCGCTGGTCGGCCTCGGCGGCCGCATCGTGGCGACCGCGCCCGGTTGTGAGGCCGTCGGCGCTGATCCCGCCCAGGTCCTCGGATCAGTGGTCGACGCGGGTGCCCGGCTGCTGCGCGAGACCGGCAGGCGCTGTGTCGGCGCGGGGCTCGCGGTGCCGTCGGCGGTCGCCGAACCCGAGGGCACGGCGCTCAATCCGCTGCACCTGGCCTGGCCCGCGGGCTCGCACGTCCGCGAGATCTTCGCCGATCGCGTCCGTGAAGCGGGCATCGAGGGACCGGCGTTCGCGGCCAACGACGTGAACCTCGCCGCGCTCGCCGAGCACCGGCACGGCGCCGGGCGCGGCGCCCGCGATCTGCTCTGTGTCGCGACGGGGCACCGGGGGGTCGGCGGGGCCCTGGTCCTCGACGGCCGTCTGCACACGGGCAGTTCGGGCCTGGCCCTGGAGGTCGGGCATCTCACGGTGAACTCCGAGGGGCAGGCTTGTTACTGCGGGGGCCGGGGCTGTCTCGACGTGGAGACCGATCCCCTCGCCTTCCTGACGGAGGCCGGGCGCGCGCCGGGCCCCGAGGGTCTGCTCGTGCAGGCCCGCGCACTGATCCGTGATTCCTACGGCGACCCCTCCGTGCGCTCGGCGGCCGAGGTCCTCATCGACCGCCTCGGCCTCGGGCTCGCGGGTCTGGTCAACATCCTCAACCCCGACCGGATCATCCTGGGCGGTCTGCATCGCACGCTCCTGGAGGCGGATCCGGAGCGGCTGCGCGCCGTCGTCGCCGACCGGAGTCTGTGGGGGCGCAGCGGCGGCGTGCCGATCCTGGCGTGCACGCTGGACTACAACAGCCTGGTGGGGGCCGCCGAGCTGGCCTGGCAGCCGGTGCTCGACGACCCCTTGGCGGCCCTGGGTTAG
- a CDS encoding MFS transporter translates to MPLLNKLGTAAPRPTAPDLRRLRVALTVFFALDGFVFAGWVVRIPAIKEQTGASASQLGLALLAVSAGAVITMTLTGRLCRRYGSLRTTVACGVLLPLSVALPPLTDSVLVLGLVLLFFGAAYGGISVAMNSAAVDLVAALRRPVMPSFHAAFSLGGMIGAGLGGLVAGHLSPTPHLLGITVLGLAITAVTAPVLLRDGAADLLREHSSTPEALPSPDVRASHRMDRRTRGLVLVFGLIALCTAYGEGAIADWGPLHLEQDLHAHPGVAAASYSCFAFAMTIGRLSGTTLLERLGRTRTVVGGGATACVGMLLGALAPSTGLALAGFAVTGLGLANIFPVAVERAGALAGPGGVAAASTLGYGGMLVGPPLIGFMADWYSLPAALTSVALLAAAAALIGFATRHTERTEHVEPLVPTERTETV, encoded by the coding sequence GTGCCGCTACTAAACAAACTCGGGACCGCAGCGCCGCGGCCCACCGCCCCCGACCTCCGCCGTCTGCGCGTCGCCCTGACGGTCTTCTTCGCACTCGACGGCTTCGTCTTCGCCGGTTGGGTCGTCCGGATCCCCGCCATCAAGGAGCAGACCGGAGCCTCGGCGAGCCAGCTGGGCCTCGCGCTGCTCGCGGTCTCGGCGGGCGCGGTGATCACGATGACGCTCACCGGACGGCTCTGCAGGCGCTACGGCAGTCTCCGGACGACCGTGGCCTGCGGGGTGCTGCTCCCGCTCAGCGTCGCACTGCCGCCGCTGACCGACTCGGTCCTCGTACTCGGCCTCGTGCTGCTGTTCTTCGGAGCGGCGTACGGCGGGATCAGCGTCGCGATGAACAGCGCCGCGGTCGATCTCGTGGCCGCGCTGCGCCGCCCCGTGATGCCCAGTTTCCACGCGGCGTTCAGCCTCGGCGGCATGATCGGCGCGGGCCTCGGCGGCCTGGTCGCGGGCCACCTCTCCCCCACGCCCCATCTGCTCGGCATCACGGTCCTCGGCCTGGCGATCACCGCCGTCACCGCGCCCGTGCTGCTCCGGGACGGCGCGGCGGACCTGCTGCGCGAGCACTCCTCGACCCCGGAGGCGCTCCCGTCCCCCGACGTACGGGCGTCACACCGCATGGACCGGCGCACCCGCGGCCTGGTCCTGGTCTTCGGGCTCATCGCACTGTGCACCGCGTACGGCGAGGGCGCGATCGCGGACTGGGGCCCGCTGCACCTGGAGCAGGACCTGCACGCGCACCCGGGCGTGGCCGCGGCGAGCTACTCCTGCTTCGCCTTCGCCATGACCATCGGCCGCCTCTCCGGCACCACGCTCCTCGAGCGCCTCGGCAGGACCCGCACGGTGGTCGGCGGCGGCGCGACGGCCTGCGTCGGCATGCTGCTCGGCGCGCTCGCCCCCTCCACGGGCCTCGCGCTCGCCGGTTTCGCCGTCACCGGGCTCGGGCTCGCCAACATCTTCCCCGTGGCCGTGGAACGCGCGGGCGCGCTCGCCGGTCCCGGCGGGGTCGCCGCCGCCTCGACGCTCGGCTACGGCGGCATGCTGGTGGGACCGCCGCTCATCGGCTTCATGGCGGACTGGTACTCGCTGCCCGCGGCGCTGACGAGCGTCGCGCTGCTCGCCGCCGCGGCCGCGCTCATCGGCTTCGCGACGCGGCACACCGAGCGTACGGAGCACGTGGAGCCCCTCGTGCCTACAGAGCGTACGGAAACGGTCTGA
- a CDS encoding sensor histidine kinase — protein MDEQHERRADGPSPGSGGPSMWRHGPPWWNQGDGASAGRRLPWLTTLALTVFVQIGSGFAGHSQSGREQLDPYARVLLFLATAVLLFRHRFPLSVAWATAGLTLVYIGAGYPYGPVFLAVAVGCFAAVVAGHRRAAWSAVGALWAGHLLIAHWLYRWLPPGGDGARPWNEEIAVAVWVVAIVAVSELARVRREQWVKERAERAQAARRRADEERLRMARELHDVLAHSISVINVQAGVGLALLDSDPEQARTALTTIKAASKEALGEVRQVLDTLRAPGDAPRAPAPGLDRLPELVEQARSTGLTVDVTTEGTRAKLPPGLDLAAFRIVQEALTNVVRHSVSRHARVLVRYDEACATAEGKNGESAALTLRIDDDGPATGTDAGGSGNGLAGMRERAAALDGTIEAGPRPDGGFRVTAVLPLAADRDTATRTAPREDQ, from the coding sequence ATGGACGAGCAGCACGAACGCAGGGCCGACGGTCCGTCCCCGGGCTCGGGCGGGCCGTCGATGTGGCGGCACGGACCGCCGTGGTGGAACCAGGGCGACGGCGCGAGCGCGGGCCGTCGGCTGCCCTGGCTGACGACGCTCGCGCTCACCGTGTTCGTCCAGATCGGCTCCGGCTTCGCCGGGCACTCCCAGAGCGGACGCGAGCAGCTCGACCCCTACGCCCGGGTGCTCCTGTTCCTGGCCACGGCGGTGCTGCTGTTCCGGCACCGCTTCCCGCTCTCCGTCGCATGGGCCACCGCGGGGCTCACACTCGTCTACATCGGCGCCGGATATCCGTACGGACCCGTCTTCCTCGCCGTCGCCGTGGGCTGCTTCGCCGCGGTCGTGGCGGGCCACCGGCGCGCGGCCTGGAGCGCCGTGGGCGCGCTGTGGGCCGGACATCTGCTGATCGCGCACTGGCTCTACCGGTGGCTGCCGCCCGGCGGCGACGGCGCGAGGCCCTGGAACGAGGAGATCGCGGTCGCCGTCTGGGTCGTCGCGATCGTGGCGGTCTCCGAGCTCGCCCGCGTACGCCGCGAACAGTGGGTCAAGGAGCGTGCCGAGCGCGCGCAGGCCGCCAGGCGGCGTGCGGACGAGGAGCGGCTGCGGATGGCGCGCGAGCTGCACGACGTGCTCGCCCACAGCATCTCCGTCATCAACGTCCAGGCGGGCGTGGGCCTCGCCCTGCTCGACTCCGACCCCGAGCAGGCCCGCACCGCGCTGACCACCATCAAGGCGGCGAGCAAGGAGGCGCTCGGCGAGGTGCGGCAGGTCCTCGACACCCTGCGGGCCCCCGGCGACGCGCCCCGCGCCCCCGCGCCGGGCCTCGACCGGCTTCCCGAACTCGTCGAGCAGGCGCGGAGCACGGGCCTCACCGTCGACGTCACCACCGAGGGCACCCGCGCGAAGCTGCCGCCCGGCCTCGACCTCGCCGCGTTCCGCATCGTCCAGGAGGCGCTGACCAACGTCGTACGGCACTCCGTCTCACGCCACGCGCGCGTGCTGGTGCGGTACGACGAGGCGTGCGCGACGGCGGAGGGGAAGAACGGCGAGAGCGCCGCTCTCACCCTCCGCATCGACGACGACGGGCCCGCCACCGGCACCGACGCGGGCGGCAGCGGCAACGGACTTGCCGGGATGCGGGAGCGCGCCGCGGCCCTGGATGGCACGATCGAGGCGGGCCCGCGCCCGGACGGCGGCTTCCGCGTGACCGCCGTACTGCCCCTGGCGGCCGACCGGGACACCGCGACCCGCACCGCACCCCGGGAGGACCAGTGA
- a CDS encoding MarR family winged helix-turn-helix transcriptional regulator: MAAKTAEQGLVNQWRDILAVHARTLCELDRELHPHGLGASDFEVLDVLAEGSSDDGGGAFRVQEISSQVHLSQSALSRLIGRLEKDGLVERGMCSEDRRGVRVCLTDKGRELHAEVRPLQRAVLQKMLAGDAG, translated from the coding sequence ATGGCGGCGAAAACGGCCGAGCAGGGGCTCGTGAATCAATGGCGCGACATCCTCGCGGTGCATGCGCGCACCCTGTGCGAGCTCGACCGTGAGCTCCATCCGCACGGCCTGGGGGCGAGCGACTTCGAGGTGCTCGACGTCCTCGCGGAGGGCTCGTCGGACGACGGCGGCGGGGCGTTCCGCGTCCAGGAGATCTCGTCCCAGGTCCACTTGAGCCAGAGCGCGCTCTCCCGGCTGATCGGACGCCTGGAGAAGGACGGTCTCGTGGAGCGCGGCATGTGCAGCGAGGACCGGCGCGGCGTGCGGGTCTGCCTGACGGACAAGGGGCGCGAACTGCACGCGGAGGTACGGCCGTTGCAGCGGGCCGTGCTCCAGAAGATGCTCGCGGGGGACGCGGGCTGA
- a CDS encoding MFS transporter, whose protein sequence is MPRAVYVLALGIFAMVTSEFVVAGLMPQMAEGLDATIPEIGYLITAFAAAMAFGGPFLTVAVLKMRQKSALMVLFGIFLAGNVLAALAPDYRTMLVARVLTGIASQAFFGVSISLGSRIARPEVRGRAVAVVLNGLMLGTLLGLPFATVVGEHLGWRAAFWAITALTVLAALATLAFVPHTEGETEEAGGGLRQELVAFRRPRLWLVMITSTFTIGATFSAFSYLNPILTKVTGFSTGTVPLLLIAYGAATVIGNTVVGRLADRRALPVLVVGLALNLTFLVGFALFAQLSVPAVLFMLGIGLVGVTMNPALITRVQRAGNARPLVNTVHSSFITLGIIIATSIGGPAIDAQGLRAPLWIGAALAVLGLGTLLPDLLRRRTADRGGAHDTAEAVRPNDQVDRRSTQPV, encoded by the coding sequence ATGCCCCGCGCCGTATACGTACTGGCCCTCGGCATCTTCGCCATGGTGACCAGCGAATTCGTGGTCGCAGGACTGATGCCCCAGATGGCCGAAGGACTTGACGCCACCATCCCCGAGATCGGCTATCTCATCACCGCCTTCGCGGCGGCGATGGCCTTCGGCGGCCCGTTCCTCACCGTGGCCGTACTGAAGATGCGTCAGAAGTCCGCCCTGATGGTGCTGTTCGGCATCTTCCTGGCGGGCAACGTGCTCGCCGCGCTCGCGCCCGACTACCGCACCATGCTGGTGGCCCGCGTGCTCACCGGCATCGCCTCGCAGGCGTTCTTCGGCGTCTCCATCTCCCTGGGCTCGCGCATCGCCCGACCCGAAGTGCGCGGCCGTGCCGTCGCCGTGGTGCTCAACGGGCTGATGCTCGGCACACTGCTCGGACTTCCGTTCGCCACCGTCGTCGGCGAACACCTGGGCTGGCGCGCCGCGTTCTGGGCCATCACCGCGCTGACCGTACTGGCCGCGCTCGCCACACTGGCCTTCGTTCCGCACACCGAAGGCGAGACCGAGGAGGCCGGTGGCGGCCTCCGTCAGGAACTGGTCGCCTTCCGCCGTCCGCGCCTGTGGCTGGTCATGATCACCAGCACCTTCACCATCGGCGCGACCTTCTCCGCCTTCAGCTACCTCAACCCGATCCTCACCAAGGTCACGGGCTTCTCCACCGGCACCGTCCCGCTGCTGCTCATCGCGTACGGCGCGGCCACCGTCATCGGCAACACCGTCGTCGGCCGACTCGCCGACCGCCGCGCCCTGCCCGTACTCGTCGTGGGTCTGGCGCTCAATCTGACCTTCCTCGTCGGGTTCGCGCTCTTCGCCCAACTGTCCGTTCCCGCAGTGCTGTTCATGCTGGGCATCGGCCTGGTCGGCGTCACGATGAACCCGGCCCTGATCACCCGGGTTCAGCGGGCGGGCAACGCGCGGCCGCTGGTCAACACCGTCCACTCGTCCTTCATCACGCTCGGCATCATCATCGCCACGTCCATCGGCGGACCCGCCATCGACGCACAGGGCCTGCGGGCGCCCCTGTGGATCGGCGCGGCCCTCGCGGTCCTCGGGCTCGGCACGCTGCTGCCCGACCTGCTGCGCCGCCGGACGGCGGACCGCGGCGGCGCCCACGACACGGCCGAGGCCGTCCGGCCGAACGACCAGGTCGACCGGCGCAGCACCCAGCCCGTCTAA
- a CDS encoding response regulator has protein sequence MIRVLLADDQSLVRAGFKALLDAQADIAVAGEAADGDEAVRLVRELRPDVVLMDIRMPLLDGLAATRRITEEPGLDAVKVVMLTTFELDEYVFEAIRAGASGFLVKDTEPDELLRAVRAVVEGDALLSPGVTRRLIAEFAARSKEPAAADALGGLTEREREVMALVGVGLTNEEIARRLVVSPLTAKTHVSRTMVKLGARDRAQLVVLAYESGLVRPGWLG, from the coding sequence GTGATCCGCGTACTGCTCGCCGACGACCAGTCCCTGGTCAGGGCAGGCTTCAAGGCGCTGCTCGACGCCCAGGCGGACATCGCGGTGGCGGGCGAGGCGGCGGACGGCGACGAGGCGGTGCGGCTGGTGCGCGAGCTGCGCCCCGACGTCGTCCTGATGGACATCCGCATGCCGCTGCTCGACGGACTCGCGGCGACCCGGCGCATCACCGAGGAGCCGGGTCTCGACGCGGTGAAGGTGGTCATGCTGACCACCTTCGAACTGGACGAGTACGTCTTCGAGGCGATCCGCGCGGGGGCGTCCGGCTTCCTCGTCAAGGACACCGAGCCGGACGAACTGCTGCGTGCCGTGAGAGCCGTGGTCGAGGGCGACGCGCTGCTCTCGCCGGGGGTGACGCGCCGCCTCATCGCCGAGTTCGCGGCCCGTTCCAAGGAGCCCGCGGCCGCCGACGCGCTCGGCGGACTCACCGAGCGGGAGCGGGAGGTGATGGCGCTGGTCGGCGTCGGCCTCACCAACGAGGAGATCGCCCGCCGCCTGGTCGTCAGCCCGCTCACCGCGAAGACGCATGTGAGCAGGACGATGGTGAAGCTGGGCGCCCGCGATCGGGCCCAACTGGTGGTCCTGGCCTACGAGTCGGGCCTCGTCCGCCCCGGCTGGCTGGGCTGA
- a CDS encoding MFS transporter: MTSPLTAVSASPERWTPRLWGTLLVLCAAMFLDALDVSMVGVALPSIGSELDLSTSTLQWVVSGYILGYGGLLLLGGRAADLLGRRRVFLIALAVFALASLLGGFVDSGPLLIASRFIKGLSAAFTAPAGLSIITTTFAEGPVRNRALTIYTTCAATGFSMGLVLSGLLTEASWRLTMLLPAPIALLALVAGIKLIPRSAREKNKGGYDVPGAVTGTAAMLLLVFTVVEAPEAGWASARTLLSFLVAAVLLAVFVRIELRTASPLIRLGVLRSGPQLRAQLGAMTFFGGYVSFQFLATQYFQSLLGWSALETALAFLPAGALVALSSTKVGSVIDRFGTPRVIVAGFVLLVASYVLFLRISLTPAYAAVVLPSMILLGFACALVFPSLNIQATNGVDDDEQGMVSGLLNTSIQVGGAIFLAVVTAVVTASSHDGDASPQAVLDSFRPGLIVVTAIAVAGLLITLTGLRSSRTRKSVVVAKSVPQEAEAQGSAHRGPVDQEPTERETVAARD, encoded by the coding sequence ATGACTTCTCCGCTCACAGCTGTCTCCGCGTCCCCGGAGCGCTGGACCCCGCGCCTGTGGGGCACTCTGCTGGTGCTCTGCGCCGCGATGTTCCTCGACGCACTCGACGTATCGATGGTCGGCGTCGCCCTGCCCTCCATCGGCTCCGAACTCGACCTCTCCACCTCGACCCTCCAGTGGGTCGTCAGCGGCTACATCCTCGGTTACGGAGGGCTCCTCCTCCTCGGCGGACGGGCCGCCGACCTGCTCGGCCGCCGCCGGGTCTTCCTGATCGCGCTCGCCGTCTTCGCACTCGCCTCGCTGCTCGGCGGCTTCGTCGACTCCGGGCCGCTGCTCATCGCGAGCCGCTTCATCAAGGGCCTGAGCGCCGCGTTCACCGCGCCCGCGGGTCTTTCCATCATCACCACGACGTTCGCCGAGGGCCCGGTCCGCAACCGCGCGCTCACCATCTACACCACCTGCGCCGCCACCGGCTTCTCCATGGGCCTCGTCCTCTCCGGCCTGCTCACCGAGGCGAGCTGGCGCCTGACGATGCTCCTTCCCGCGCCGATCGCGCTCCTCGCCCTGGTCGCGGGCATCAAGCTGATCCCGCGCAGCGCCCGCGAGAAGAACAAGGGCGGCTACGACGTACCGGGCGCCGTCACCGGCACGGCGGCCATGCTGCTGCTCGTCTTCACCGTCGTGGAGGCCCCCGAAGCGGGCTGGGCCTCGGCCCGCACGCTGTTGTCGTTCCTCGTCGCGGCCGTCCTGCTCGCCGTCTTCGTACGCATCGAACTGCGCACCGCGAGCCCGCTGATCCGGCTCGGCGTCCTGCGCTCCGGACCCCAACTGCGGGCGCAGTTGGGCGCGATGACGTTCTTCGGCGGCTACGTCTCCTTCCAGTTCCTGGCCACGCAGTACTTCCAGTCGTTGCTCGGCTGGTCCGCCCTGGAGACCGCGCTCGCCTTCCTGCCCGCGGGCGCGCTCGTCGCCCTGTCGTCGACGAAGGTCGGCTCGGTCATCGACCGGTTCGGCACCCCGCGCGTCATCGTGGCCGGGTTCGTGCTGCTCGTCGCCTCCTACGTGCTCTTCCTGCGGATCAGCCTGACTCCGGCGTACGCGGCGGTGGTCCTGCCCTCGATGATCCTGCTCGGTTTCGCGTGCGCCCTGGTCTTCCCCTCGCTCAACATCCAGGCCACCAACGGTGTGGACGACGACGAGCAGGGCATGGTGTCCGGCCTGCTCAACACCTCGATCCAGGTCGGCGGCGCGATCTTCCTCGCGGTCGTGACCGCCGTGGTCACCGCGTCCTCACACGACGGCGACGCGTCCCCGCAGGCGGTACTCGACAGCTTCCGGCCCGGCCTGATCGTGGTCACCGCGATCGCGGTCGCGGGACTCCTCATCACGCTGACGGGGCTGCGGAGTTCGCGTACGCGGAAGAGCGTCGTCGTCGCCAAGTCGGTGCCCCAGGAGGCGGAGGCCCAGGGGTCCGCGCACCGGGGCCCGGTGGATCAGGAGCCGACGGAGCGGGAGACGGTGGCCGCTCGCGACTGA
- a CDS encoding TetR/AcrR family transcriptional regulator produces MSGSTSVTKGARARAREEVTAAIKDEARRQLAAEGAAKLSLRAVARELGMVSSALYRYFPSRDDLLTALIIDAYDSIGAAAEAAHAGVSGQEPVRRWTTVCEAVRVWALAHPHEYALIYGSPVPGYRAPESTVRAAARVGQLLVDIVRDAHRGRGIAVQPLPGGLRTEGERLAADLAPDLPPAAATAMVAAWAQLFGLVGFEVFGQFNRVVEDREAFFSHAVTQLARGVGLLPQS; encoded by the coding sequence ATGAGCGGCAGCACCAGCGTCACCAAGGGAGCCCGGGCCCGCGCCCGCGAGGAAGTCACCGCGGCGATCAAGGACGAAGCCCGCAGACAGCTCGCGGCCGAGGGCGCCGCCAAGCTCTCGCTGCGCGCCGTCGCCCGCGAGCTCGGCATGGTCTCGTCCGCGCTCTACCGCTACTTCCCCAGCCGTGACGACCTGCTCACCGCGCTCATCATCGACGCGTACGACTCGATCGGCGCCGCCGCAGAGGCCGCGCACGCGGGAGTCTCGGGGCAGGAGCCCGTACGCCGGTGGACGACGGTGTGTGAGGCGGTGCGCGTCTGGGCGCTGGCGCACCCGCACGAGTACGCGCTCATCTACGGCTCGCCCGTGCCCGGTTACCGCGCGCCGGAGTCCACGGTGCGGGCCGCCGCGCGGGTGGGCCAGCTGCTCGTCGACATCGTGCGGGACGCCCACCGGGGCCGGGGGATCGCCGTGCAGCCGCTGCCCGGCGGTTTGCGTACGGAGGGGGAGCGGCTCGCGGCGGACCTGGCGCCCGATCTCCCTCCGGCGGCCGCCACGGCGATGGTCGCGGCGTGGGCGCAGTTGTTCGGGCTCGTGGGCTTCGAGGTGTTCGGGCAGTTCAACCGGGTGGTCGAGGACCGTGAGGCGTTCTTCTCGCACGCGGTGACGCAACTCGCCCGGGGCGTGGGGCTGTTGCCGCAGAGCTGA
- a CDS encoding TetR/AcrR family transcriptional regulator, with amino-acid sequence MARPRTFDEERALDAAMHAFWVKGYEATSTQDLCEATGLGRSSIYNTFSSKHDLFRRSLARYMETMNAGQAEILDDVERPAMERLRALLDRVIDGEIETRQDGHSIGCLTVNTTVGLASRDAEAAGMLERDLEFRLAALRATLRSGQLAGDITTGRDAESLARYINAVIGGMRVSAQGGADRATLEAIADTALDALAVR; translated from the coding sequence ATGGCCCGACCGAGGACTTTCGACGAGGAGCGGGCCCTGGACGCGGCGATGCACGCCTTCTGGGTGAAGGGCTACGAGGCCACCTCGACCCAGGATCTGTGCGAGGCCACCGGACTGGGCCGCAGCAGCATCTACAACACGTTCAGCAGCAAGCACGATCTGTTCCGGCGCTCACTCGCCCGCTACATGGAGACGATGAACGCCGGCCAGGCCGAGATCCTCGACGACGTGGAGCGGCCCGCCATGGAGCGGCTGCGCGCCTTGCTCGACCGGGTCATCGACGGCGAGATCGAGACCCGGCAGGACGGCCACAGCATCGGCTGTCTGACCGTGAACACGACCGTCGGGCTCGCCTCCCGCGACGCGGAGGCGGCCGGGATGCTGGAGCGCGACCTGGAGTTCCGGCTCGCGGCTCTGCGCGCCACCCTCCGGTCGGGGCAACTCGCCGGGGACATCACGACCGGGCGGGACGCCGAATCGCTCGCCCGCTACATCAACGCCGTCATCGGCGGCATGCGCGTCTCCGCCCAGGGCGGCGCCGACCGCGCCACCCTTGAGGCGATCGCCGATACCGCGCTCGACGCGCTGGCGGTGCGCTAA
- a CDS encoding maleylpyruvate isomerase family mycothiol-dependent enzyme — MEISAHIQVVDEEGQLLARAAEEAGTDAKVPTCPGWQVRDLLRHTGMVHRWAAAFITERRTSYQLGGEAPDIEGDALIGWFRQGHAALVETLTGAPLDVECWAFLPAPSPLAFWARRQAHETTVHRLDAESARGGAPFSPIGTAFALDGIEELLCGFHARSRSQVRSDVPRVLRVRATDAAEEESWTVRLSEGPPVTERGSTAPADCEVSGPAARLYPALWNRLPFPEVTGDRSLAALWREKSAIVMG, encoded by the coding sequence ATGGAGATTTCCGCACACATCCAAGTGGTCGACGAAGAGGGCCAGTTGCTCGCGCGGGCCGCCGAGGAGGCGGGCACCGACGCGAAGGTGCCCACCTGCCCCGGCTGGCAGGTGCGGGACCTGCTGCGGCACACCGGCATGGTGCACCGCTGGGCCGCCGCGTTCATCACGGAGCGGCGCACCTCGTACCAGCTCGGCGGCGAGGCGCCCGACATCGAGGGGGACGCGCTCATCGGCTGGTTCCGGCAGGGGCACGCCGCGCTCGTCGAGACGCTCACCGGGGCGCCGTTGGACGTCGAGTGCTGGGCCTTCCTGCCCGCCCCCTCTCCGCTCGCCTTCTGGGCCCGGCGACAGGCGCACGAGACGACCGTCCACCGCCTCGACGCCGAGTCGGCGCGCGGCGGTGCGCCGTTCTCGCCGATCGGCACCGCGTTCGCGCTGGACGGGATCGAGGAGCTCCTGTGCGGCTTCCACGCGCGCTCCAGGAGCCAGGTGCGCAGCGACGTACCGAGGGTGCTCCGCGTGCGGGCGACGGACGCGGCCGAGGAGGAGAGCTGGACGGTGCGGCTCTCCGAAGGGCCGCCCGTCACCGAACGCGGTTCGACGGCTCCCGCCGACTGCGAGGTGTCCGGCCCCGCGGCGCGGCTCTATCCGGCGCTGTGGAACCGGCTGCCGTTCCCCGAGGTGACCGGGGACCGTTCGCTCGCGGCGCTGTGGCGGGAGAAGTCGGCCATCGTCATGGGGTGA
- a CDS encoding nitroreductase family deazaflavin-dependent oxidoreductase, giving the protein MSASSTPPPYYLKGSPLTVRLNSVIGWLARHGVSLMGSAELSVRGRKSGKMQRVPVNPYAHTSDGGEQGQYLVSARGHSQWVRNMRVAGGGELRVGRKVREFTVVEVPDAEKLPLLRGYLERWGWEVNQYFKGVTAKSSDAEILAAAPDHPVFRITVKGAKERGH; this is encoded by the coding sequence ATGTCCGCGTCCTCGACTCCGCCCCCGTACTACCTCAAGGGCAGCCCGCTCACCGTCCGCCTCAACAGCGTCATCGGCTGGCTCGCGCGGCACGGAGTCAGCCTGATGGGCAGCGCCGAGCTCTCCGTGCGGGGCCGCAAGAGCGGCAAGATGCAGCGCGTCCCCGTGAACCCGTATGCGCACACGAGCGACGGGGGCGAGCAGGGCCAGTACCTCGTGTCGGCGCGCGGGCACTCCCAGTGGGTGCGGAACATGCGCGTCGCGGGTGGCGGGGAGTTGCGCGTGGGGCGCAAGGTGCGGGAGTTCACCGTCGTGGAGGTGCCCGACGCCGAGAAGCTTCCGCTGCTGCGCGGCTATCTGGAGCGGTGGGGCTGGGAGGTCAACCAGTACTTCAAGGGCGTGACCGCCAAGTCCTCCGACGCGGAGATCCTGGCGGCCGCGCCCGATCACCCCGTCTTCCGGATCACCGTGAAGGGTGCGAAGGAGCGGGGCCACTAA